In Haloterrigena turkmenica DSM 5511, a single genomic region encodes these proteins:
- a CDS encoding BCCT family transporter: protein MSDAEKGAVGTFLEEIDPIVFAFGALLTVGVIGTFFINQSLVENTISTLNTVMLEYLNWALLAIVFAIVVFLLFLIVSPWGKLRFGDDPPEYSFLSFFAMLYSAGFAAGVVFWGPTEALFYYDNPSPLFDVGSQTGPAMSVAIQQTLFHWALPQLAVFTIMGIAIGYFAYNYENVPLRVSSALTPVLGKENLDGPAAKVIDILAVFATIGGVATSLGFIGSQFVSGLNYQWGIDLGNAGIILVVTTMTLLFTLSMVLGVDKGIRRLSNFNMILFVTLLLATFILGPSIFLVMLGTQAIGGMITDFVAMSLFTGAGVEGGTEWANTWTVFYWAWALSWSPFAGLFIARISRGRSVREVAFTGIVATSAATIPWFISLGGTAVWMQHNGIADFSEVMAFELGAETTGFIMFDAFPLGTVFMIAFMFLVTTFFITSADSSTLAVSMMTTGGKAHPSNINRIFWGVVLGMTAAILMILGGVDALQSAAIITGAPFAFVCFIAMLGLIKHFSSTEGRLLLQEETVLIGSSRKPETESPSGPGGAVETDDD from the coding sequence ATGAGCGACGCCGAGAAGGGGGCGGTCGGTACGTTCCTCGAGGAGATCGATCCGATCGTCTTCGCATTCGGAGCGTTGTTGACCGTCGGTGTCATCGGGACGTTCTTCATCAACCAGAGCCTCGTCGAGAACACGATTTCGACGCTCAACACCGTGATGCTCGAGTACCTGAACTGGGCACTGCTGGCGATCGTGTTCGCGATCGTCGTCTTCCTGTTGTTCCTGATCGTCAGTCCGTGGGGGAAGCTTCGCTTCGGCGACGATCCGCCCGAGTACAGCTTCCTCTCGTTCTTCGCGATGTTGTACTCCGCAGGCTTCGCGGCGGGCGTCGTGTTCTGGGGACCGACCGAGGCGCTGTTCTACTACGATAATCCGTCGCCGCTGTTCGACGTCGGCAGTCAGACCGGTCCGGCGATGAGCGTGGCCATCCAGCAGACGCTCTTCCACTGGGCGCTGCCGCAGCTGGCCGTGTTCACGATCATGGGGATCGCGATCGGGTACTTCGCGTACAACTACGAGAACGTCCCCCTCCGCGTGTCCTCGGCGCTCACACCGGTCCTCGGGAAGGAGAACCTGGACGGGCCGGCCGCGAAGGTCATCGACATCCTCGCCGTCTTCGCGACGATCGGCGGCGTCGCGACGTCGCTCGGCTTCATCGGGAGCCAGTTCGTCAGCGGCCTCAACTACCAGTGGGGGATCGACCTGGGTAACGCCGGAATCATCCTCGTGGTGACGACGATGACGCTCCTGTTCACGCTCTCGATGGTGCTCGGGGTCGATAAGGGGATCCGGCGGCTCTCGAACTTCAACATGATCCTCTTCGTCACCTTGCTGCTCGCGACCTTCATTCTCGGTCCGTCGATCTTCCTCGTCATGCTCGGAACGCAGGCGATCGGTGGGATGATCACCGACTTCGTCGCGATGAGCCTCTTTACCGGTGCCGGCGTCGAAGGTGGCACCGAGTGGGCCAACACCTGGACCGTTTTCTACTGGGCGTGGGCGCTCTCGTGGTCTCCGTTCGCGGGACTGTTCATCGCGCGAATTTCCCGCGGTCGAAGCGTCCGCGAGGTCGCGTTCACCGGTATCGTCGCGACCTCAGCAGCGACGATTCCGTGGTTCATTTCGCTCGGCGGAACGGCCGTCTGGATGCAGCACAACGGGATCGCCGACTTCAGTGAGGTGATGGCGTTCGAACTCGGCGCCGAAACGACCGGCTTCATCATGTTCGACGCGTTCCCCCTCGGGACAGTGTTCATGATCGCGTTCATGTTCCTCGTCACGACGTTCTTCATCACGTCCGCCGACTCCTCGACGCTCGCCGTCTCGATGATGACGACCGGCGGGAAGGCACACCCCTCGAACATCAACCGGATCTTCTGGGGCGTGGTCCTCGGGATGACCGCCGCGATCCTCATGATCCTCGGCGGCGTCGACGCCCTGCAGTCGGCGGCGATCATCACCGGCGCGCCGTTCGCGTTCGTCTGCTTTATCGCCATGCTCGGGCTGATCAAACACTTCAGTTCGACCGAGGGTCGGCTGTTACTCCAGGAGGAAACCGTCCTCATCGGCTCGAGTCGGAAGCCGGAAACGGAATCGCCGTCCGGTCCCGGCGGTGCCGTCGAGACGGACGACGACTAG
- a CDS encoding aminotransferase class III-fold pyridoxal phosphate-dependent enzyme, translating to MDRDTAEPDTDALPGPNAQQWVDFHQEYSAPSEYSHEFVWDVTREADGPFVTDVDGNVLLDFTCHIGAAPLGYNNEKVLEKVREFDLVEPMKIAGQDMYFGSGPNPEEAEFPGSSHLMEKLTEVSSQYGMDTVFLSNSGAEAMENAMKITNDYRAPSKYGISFAGSFHGRTLGTLSLTKSKEVYTRHYPEISGIETVPFCADRGCDADSCDCGFFAGGGSQLRSMLSPEGGHVNPDEIAFLTLEPIQGVGGYRFPSEAFMQEVADVTDEYDIPLVVDEIQSGVGRTGEIWASDHYPIEPDVIASAKALRVGATISRSEVFPSEKNRLGSTFGGGDLLGSMMGAFTLEAIDEYDLLDNATRRGEQATELLRDDAPDHVEDVRGKGLMLAVEFDTPERRSDVVKAALERGLLTLGCGKKTIRLLPPLDSTEREIELGIGIFLEAIEAVGPSAKVAD from the coding sequence ATGGATAGGGACACGGCGGAACCCGACACGGACGCGCTTCCGGGTCCGAACGCCCAGCAGTGGGTCGACTTCCACCAGGAGTACTCCGCGCCCAGCGAGTACTCCCACGAGTTCGTCTGGGACGTGACGCGGGAAGCCGATGGGCCGTTCGTCACCGACGTCGACGGGAACGTCTTGCTCGATTTCACCTGTCACATCGGCGCGGCGCCGCTGGGGTACAACAACGAGAAGGTCCTCGAGAAAGTCCGCGAGTTCGACCTCGTCGAACCGATGAAGATCGCGGGCCAAGACATGTACTTCGGCTCCGGTCCGAACCCGGAGGAGGCCGAGTTCCCCGGCTCGAGTCACCTCATGGAGAAGCTGACCGAGGTCTCGAGTCAGTACGGGATGGACACGGTCTTCCTCTCGAACTCCGGCGCGGAGGCGATGGAGAACGCGATGAAGATCACGAACGACTATCGGGCGCCATCAAAATACGGCATCTCCTTCGCCGGCAGCTTCCACGGGCGCACGCTCGGCACCCTCTCGCTGACGAAATCCAAGGAGGTCTATACGCGTCACTACCCTGAGATCAGCGGGATCGAGACGGTCCCGTTCTGCGCCGATCGCGGCTGCGACGCCGACAGCTGTGACTGCGGCTTCTTCGCGGGCGGCGGCTCGCAGCTCCGCTCGATGCTCTCGCCGGAGGGCGGCCACGTCAACCCCGACGAGATCGCCTTCCTCACGCTCGAGCCCATTCAAGGCGTCGGCGGCTACCGGTTCCCCAGCGAGGCGTTCATGCAGGAAGTGGCCGACGTCACCGACGAGTACGACATCCCGCTGGTCGTCGACGAGATCCAGTCCGGGGTCGGCCGCACCGGCGAGATCTGGGCGTCCGACCACTACCCGATCGAACCCGACGTCATCGCCAGCGCGAAGGCGCTGCGCGTCGGTGCGACGATCTCGCGCTCCGAGGTCTTCCCCAGCGAGAAGAACCGGCTGGGATCGACCTTCGGCGGCGGCGACCTGCTGGGGTCGATGATGGGCGCGTTCACCCTCGAAGCCATCGACGAGTACGACCTGCTGGACAACGCCACCAGACGGGGCGAGCAGGCCACGGAACTCCTGCGCGACGACGCGCCCGACCACGTCGAGGACGTCCGCGGCAAGGGCCTGATGCTCGCCGTCGAGTTCGACACCCCCGAGCGTCGGTCCGACGTGGTCAAGGCTGCCCTCGAGCGCGGCCTGCTCACCCTCGGCTGCGGGAAGAAGACGATCCGACTGCTCCCGCCGCTGGACTCGACCGAACGCGAGATCGAACTGGGGATCGGGATCTTCCTGGAGGCCATCGAGGCCGTCGGCCCGAGCGCGAAAGTCGCCGACTGA
- a CDS encoding ATP-binding protein, with protein MGSPSSTDPGVQARIRQQEVIAELGQRALETDDLDQLMHDVSVAVAETLDNEYCKVLERLPGGDEVFLRQGVGWRDGLVGTATVSTDLDSQAGYTLLSEEPVIVDDLREEERFSGPELLTNHDVVSGVSVIIGSVEEPWGVLGTHTTDRKEFTTHEANFVQSAANILAAAIERANKEDQLREREAQLSVATDAASIGLWLWDVRENVFTADEFLAEAYGMDPEIVTTGAPIEAFFEPVPETDEDGIWDRLDRALETGVFSAEYRIENGDGDVMWVVSRGEVEYDASGDPVRMHGAVTDITERKRREQQLKEREARYRDLFTSMSEGYCVIERVDTPPAEPIDFRYIEANPAFEEHTGLADVVGKTIRELVPEEQEEWFETYDSVVETGDPVRFERELTTQGRFLECYAFPVGDESDAQVGVLFTDVTERVERERRLEELVERLETSNDRLEQFAYAASHDLQEPLRMVSSYLQLVERRYGDELDAEGREFLQFAVDGADRMREMIDGLLKYSRVETEGDPFEPVDLNAVLEDVLDDLQLRFEESNGEVTTESLPTVEGDSGQLRQIFQNLLDNAIEYSGDGPPRIRVSAERRSGDDAWEISVSDDGIGIDSEYSDQIFDVFQSYHEGEGYNGTGIGLAICERIIERHGGEIRVTSEPGEGSTFTFTLPAASDSD; from the coding sequence ATGGGATCGCCCTCCTCGACCGACCCCGGGGTTCAGGCCCGAATCCGACAGCAAGAGGTCATCGCGGAACTCGGACAGCGAGCGTTGGAGACAGACGACCTCGATCAGTTGATGCACGACGTCTCGGTCGCCGTCGCCGAGACGCTCGACAACGAGTACTGCAAGGTGCTCGAGCGGTTACCGGGCGGCGACGAAGTCTTCCTGCGACAGGGCGTCGGCTGGCGAGACGGTCTCGTCGGAACGGCGACGGTGTCAACGGATCTCGATTCGCAGGCCGGCTACACGCTCCTCAGCGAGGAACCGGTCATCGTCGACGATCTCCGCGAGGAGGAGCGCTTCTCCGGCCCCGAGTTGCTCACGAACCACGACGTGGTCAGCGGCGTCAGCGTCATCATCGGGTCGGTCGAGGAGCCGTGGGGGGTGCTCGGCACGCATACGACCGACCGCAAGGAGTTCACCACGCACGAAGCCAATTTCGTGCAAAGCGCCGCGAATATCCTGGCGGCGGCGATCGAGCGCGCGAACAAGGAAGATCAGCTCCGCGAGCGCGAAGCCCAACTGAGCGTCGCGACCGACGCCGCGTCGATCGGACTCTGGCTGTGGGACGTACGGGAAAACGTCTTCACCGCCGACGAGTTTCTCGCGGAAGCGTACGGAATGGATCCGGAGATAGTGACGACGGGCGCGCCGATCGAGGCGTTCTTCGAACCGGTCCCCGAGACCGACGAGGACGGAATTTGGGACCGACTCGACCGAGCGCTGGAGACGGGCGTGTTCAGCGCCGAATACCGCATCGAAAACGGCGACGGCGACGTCATGTGGGTCGTCTCTCGCGGCGAGGTGGAGTACGACGCGAGCGGCGACCCGGTTCGGATGCACGGCGCCGTCACCGATATCACGGAGCGAAAGCGCCGCGAGCAGCAACTCAAGGAGCGAGAGGCGCGGTATCGGGACCTGTTCACCTCGATGTCCGAGGGGTACTGCGTCATCGAGCGGGTCGACACGCCGCCAGCGGAGCCGATCGATTTCCGCTATATCGAGGCGAACCCGGCGTTCGAGGAGCACACGGGATTGGCCGACGTCGTCGGAAAGACGATCCGAGAACTGGTGCCGGAAGAGCAAGAGGAGTGGTTCGAGACCTACGATTCCGTCGTGGAGACCGGCGACCCGGTCAGGTTCGAGCGCGAACTGACGACGCAGGGGCGGTTCCTCGAGTGCTACGCGTTTCCGGTCGGTGACGAATCAGACGCACAAGTGGGGGTCCTCTTCACGGACGTCACCGAACGAGTGGAGCGCGAACGGCGGCTGGAGGAGCTCGTCGAACGGCTGGAGACCTCGAACGATCGCTTGGAGCAGTTCGCCTATGCCGCCAGCCACGACCTCCAGGAGCCCCTGCGGATGGTCTCGAGTTACCTGCAACTCGTCGAGAGGCGGTACGGTGACGAGCTCGACGCCGAGGGGAGAGAGTTTCTCCAGTTCGCGGTCGACGGCGCTGATCGCATGCGCGAGATGATCGACGGGCTGCTCAAGTACTCTCGCGTCGAGACCGAAGGCGATCCCTTCGAGCCGGTCGATCTGAACGCGGTCCTCGAGGACGTTCTCGACGATCTCCAACTTCGGTTCGAAGAGAGTAACGGCGAGGTGACTACCGAGTCCCTCCCGACCGTCGAGGGCGACAGCGGGCAGTTACGACAGATCTTCCAGAATCTACTGGACAATGCCATCGAGTACAGCGGAGACGGCCCGCCGCGCATCCGCGTCTCGGCCGAGCGCCGGTCCGGAGACGACGCCTGGGAGATCTCGGTCAGCGACGACGGAATCGGCATCGATTCGGAGTACAGCGACCAGATCTTCGACGTCTTCCAGAGCTATCACGAGGGGGAGGGGTACAACGGAACCGGGATCGGACTCGCGATCTGCGAGCGGATCATCGAGCGACACGGCGGGGAAATCCGGGTTACCAGCGAACCGGGCGAAGGCTCGACGTTTACGTTCACGCTGCCGGCAGCGAGCGATTCCGACTAA
- a CDS encoding amidohydrolase: MTEPIRDRLVSLRRSLHRHPEPAWREFSTTARLVEEIRAIGVDELAVGPDAYDPADRMAVTDDDLEPWIEHARERGADPALLERMTGGNTGAVAVLERGEGPSIGLRVDIDGLFIEESTDADHDPADEGFRSEIEGTMHACGHDAHMTWGLAVLEAIAESDFSGRFVVFFQPAEETGGGGCPMAKSEFADGLDYLLAVHVGLDHPTGEVVAGIEKPLAMCHVDLTIEGTSAHAGKAPNEGDNAMQAMGTAIENAYGIPRHSDGMTRVNIGKAEAGTASNVIAERATMEAEARGETTELMEYMRDRLERTVKNAARMHGCRAEFDVVSESPRADSDPELQSLVSEVAGEVRGIDHVIPAADFGASEDATFLMDRVQRDGGLATYMIVGTDHPTSHHTTTFDVDERSLEHGVDVLVNSIRELERRHPVPHVGDGAEVAHGEGGPIGESGAIGEDGAIGEDDG; encoded by the coding sequence ATGACCGAGCCGATACGGGACCGCCTCGTCAGCCTCCGCCGGAGCCTGCACCGCCACCCCGAACCCGCGTGGCGCGAGTTCTCCACCACGGCCCGCCTCGTCGAGGAGATCCGGGCCATCGGCGTCGACGAACTCGCCGTCGGACCGGACGCCTACGACCCCGCCGATCGGATGGCCGTCACCGACGACGACCTCGAGCCGTGGATCGAACACGCCCGCGAGCGCGGCGCAGATCCGGCCCTCTTAGAACGGATGACCGGCGGCAACACCGGCGCCGTCGCGGTGCTCGAGCGCGGCGAGGGGCCGTCGATCGGGCTGCGCGTCGACATCGACGGGCTGTTTATCGAGGAATCGACCGACGCGGACCACGATCCCGCCGACGAAGGCTTCCGCTCCGAAATCGAGGGCACGATGCACGCCTGCGGCCACGACGCCCACATGACCTGGGGGCTGGCCGTCCTCGAGGCGATCGCCGAGAGCGACTTCTCGGGCCGATTCGTGGTCTTCTTCCAGCCCGCCGAGGAGACCGGCGGCGGGGGGTGTCCGATGGCGAAGAGCGAGTTCGCGGACGGACTGGACTACCTGCTCGCCGTCCACGTCGGCCTCGACCACCCGACGGGCGAAGTGGTCGCGGGGATCGAGAAGCCGCTGGCGATGTGCCACGTCGATCTGACGATCGAAGGCACCTCCGCCCACGCGGGGAAGGCGCCCAACGAGGGCGACAACGCGATGCAGGCGATGGGGACGGCGATCGAGAACGCCTACGGCATCCCCCGCCACAGCGACGGGATGACCCGGGTGAACATCGGCAAGGCCGAGGCGGGGACGGCGAGCAACGTCATCGCCGAGCGCGCCACCATGGAGGCCGAGGCCCGCGGCGAGACGACCGAACTGATGGAGTATATGCGGGACCGACTCGAGCGAACGGTGAAGAACGCGGCCCGGATGCACGGCTGTCGGGCCGAGTTCGACGTCGTCAGCGAGTCGCCTCGAGCCGACAGCGACCCCGAACTGCAGTCGCTGGTCAGCGAGGTGGCGGGCGAGGTCAGGGGGATCGATCACGTGATTCCGGCCGCCGACTTCGGCGCGAGCGAGGACGCGACCTTCCTGATGGACCGCGTCCAGAGAGATGGCGGCCTGGCGACGTACATGATCGTCGGCACTGACCACCCGACGAGTCACCACACGACGACGTTCGACGTCGACGAGCGCAGTCTCGAGCACGGGGTCGACGTCCTCGTCAATTCCATCCGAGAACTCGAGCGCCGGCATCCCGTTCCACACGTCGGGGACGGAGCGGAAGTGGCGCACGGGGAAGGGGGGCCGATCGGGGAGAGCGGAGCGATCGGGGAGGACGGAGCGATCGGGGAGGACGACGGATGA
- a CDS encoding amidohydrolase: MAYDVRTRLRDLRREFHRHPEPGWREFKTTARVVSELERLGVDEIAVGREALATDDRMAVPDDDELEPWLERAREAGVREDILERTAGGHTGVVAVVDGGEGPTVGLRVDLDAISMAESSADDHRPVAEGFRSEHDGYMHACGHDAHIAMALGTIEAVQNSEFSGTLKVFFQPAEEISGGGKAMAEGGYVDDVDYLLAVHIGLGHPTGEIVAGVEKPLAMAHLTATFEGASAHAGKAPNEGGNAMQAAATAIQNAYGIPRHSDGMTRVNVGRIEGGTASNVIAEEVTIEAEVRGETTGLMEYMRTELERVCYAAAEMHDCDVTPRVISESPRADSHPALRDLVGGVAREVDGVERIVPTEEFGVSEDVTYLMDRVQDGGGLASYVLVGTDHPTNHHTPTFDIDEASLGIGVSVLAETAIELSKRPV, translated from the coding sequence ATGGCCTACGACGTGCGAACCAGACTGCGTGATCTCCGCCGAGAGTTTCACCGCCACCCCGAACCGGGGTGGCGCGAGTTCAAGACGACCGCTCGCGTCGTCTCCGAACTCGAGCGACTCGGCGTCGACGAGATCGCCGTCGGGCGGGAGGCGCTGGCGACCGACGACCGCATGGCCGTCCCCGACGACGACGAACTCGAGCCCTGGCTCGAGCGGGCCCGCGAGGCGGGCGTTCGCGAGGACATCCTCGAGCGAACCGCGGGGGGCCACACCGGCGTCGTCGCGGTTGTCGACGGCGGGGAGGGACCGACCGTGGGGCTGCGGGTCGATCTCGACGCGATCTCGATGGCGGAGTCGTCGGCCGACGACCACCGACCGGTCGCGGAGGGCTTTCGCTCGGAGCACGACGGCTACATGCACGCCTGCGGGCACGACGCCCACATCGCGATGGCTCTCGGGACGATCGAAGCCGTCCAGAACAGTGAGTTCTCGGGAACGCTGAAGGTGTTCTTCCAGCCCGCCGAGGAGATCTCTGGCGGGGGGAAGGCGATGGCCGAGGGCGGCTACGTCGACGACGTCGACTACCTGCTCGCCGTCCACATCGGCCTCGGTCATCCGACCGGCGAGATCGTCGCCGGCGTCGAGAAGCCGCTGGCGATGGCCCACCTGACGGCGACCTTCGAGGGCGCGAGCGCCCACGCGGGGAAGGCACCCAACGAGGGCGGCAACGCGATGCAGGCGGCCGCGACCGCGATCCAGAACGCGTACGGCATCCCCCGCCACAGCGACGGCATGACCCGAGTCAACGTCGGCCGTATCGAGGGCGGCACCGCGAGCAACGTCATCGCCGAGGAGGTCACGATCGAGGCCGAGGTGCGCGGCGAGACGACCGGCCTGATGGAGTACATGCGGACAGAACTCGAGCGAGTCTGCTACGCGGCGGCGGAGATGCACGACTGTGACGTGACGCCGCGGGTCATCAGCGAGTCGCCGCGGGCGGACAGCCACCCCGCGCTGCGGGATCTCGTCGGCGGCGTCGCCCGCGAGGTTGACGGCGTCGAGCGCATCGTGCCGACGGAGGAGTTCGGCGTCAGCGAGGACGTCACCTACCTCATGGACCGCGTCCAGGACGGCGGCGGCCTCGCGTCGTACGTCCTCGTCGGCACGGATCACCCGACCAACCACCACACGCCGACGTTCGACATCGACGAGGCGAGCCTCGGAATCGGCGTCTCAGTGCTGGCCGAGACCGCGATCGAACTCTCGAAGCGGCCGGTGTGA
- a CDS encoding Rid family detoxifying hydrolase, which produces MADTDPIETDGAPSNDNPYSQGVLAGDTCYVSGYGPVDPETGEPVEGDIQDQTDRVLENIAAVVDEAGGDGLEDVVKVTVYLTDLEDYERVNEAYGARVGDEPPARVCVEVSRLPDDVRVEMDATAYIG; this is translated from the coding sequence ATGGCAGACACCGACCCCATCGAGACCGACGGCGCACCGAGCAACGACAACCCCTACTCCCAGGGCGTGCTGGCCGGCGACACCTGCTACGTCTCCGGCTACGGGCCCGTCGACCCCGAAACGGGCGAGCCCGTCGAAGGCGACATCCAGGATCAGACCGACCGCGTCCTCGAGAACATCGCCGCCGTAGTCGACGAGGCCGGCGGTGACGGCCTCGAGGACGTCGTCAAGGTGACCGTCTACCTGACCGACCTCGAAGACTACGAGCGAGTTAACGAGGCCTACGGCGCGCGGGTCGGCGACGAGCCGCCGGCCCGCGTCTGCGTGGAGGTCTCGCGGCTCCCCGATGACGTCCGGGTCGAGATGGACGCGACGGCGTACATCGGCTGA
- a CDS encoding aspartate aminotransferase family protein yields MTAGPPIDELHFDDAPNVDSVPGPNTRELLEKQREIDSSAVAYPNDIPIAFEEGKGATVRDADGNTYIDLFAGIGVLNVGHSNPYVLEAVHEQADKFVHTVDFPTEARLELIEKLDEIAPDGLQGNNRVVFGGPTGSDAIEASIKLSKYNTGGDGLIAFRGGYHGATTGAMSVTSNKKFKGHYTPLLSDVVHAPYPYPFRQGKTPEEAVDHALEEVQAIVEDPYGGLANPAGMIVEPIQGEGGIVTPPEGFLQGLRDIADDNDITLVFDEIQSGLGRTGQWWASDWEGVTPDVMTSAKALGGVGFPLSATMYKEELDTWGSGDHAGTYRGHVVGMRAGTRAIEYIQDHDLLTHARDLGEYIQGRLQEAADGTERLADIRGKGLFIGAEFVDADGKPDGDLVDAIQQYCFEHGVLVWTAGRHGNILRFLPPLVLTHDLAETALDVVVEAIEHATAKAKQTA; encoded by the coding sequence ATGACGGCAGGACCGCCGATCGACGAACTCCACTTCGATGACGCACCGAACGTCGACTCCGTCCCGGGGCCGAACACCCGAGAGCTGCTCGAGAAACAGCGCGAGATCGACAGCAGCGCGGTCGCGTACCCGAACGACATCCCGATCGCCTTCGAGGAGGGGAAGGGCGCGACGGTTCGGGACGCCGACGGCAACACCTACATCGACCTCTTCGCGGGGATCGGCGTGCTCAACGTCGGCCACTCGAACCCGTACGTGCTCGAGGCCGTCCACGAGCAGGCCGACAAGTTCGTCCACACGGTCGACTTCCCGACGGAGGCCCGACTCGAGTTAATCGAGAAACTCGACGAGATCGCGCCCGACGGCCTGCAGGGCAACAACCGAGTGGTCTTCGGCGGCCCGACGGGCAGTGACGCCATCGAGGCGTCGATCAAGCTCTCTAAATACAACACCGGCGGTGACGGCCTCATCGCGTTCCGCGGCGGCTACCACGGCGCGACCACCGGCGCGATGAGCGTCACGTCGAACAAGAAGTTCAAGGGCCACTACACGCCGCTGCTCTCGGACGTCGTCCACGCGCCGTACCCCTACCCCTTCCGGCAGGGGAAGACCCCCGAGGAGGCGGTCGATCACGCCTTAGAGGAGGTCCAGGCGATCGTCGAGGACCCCTACGGCGGGCTTGCCAATCCGGCCGGCATGATCGTCGAACCGATCCAGGGCGAGGGCGGCATCGTCACGCCGCCGGAGGGCTTCCTCCAGGGACTGCGCGACATCGCCGACGACAACGACATCACGCTCGTCTTCGACGAGATCCAGAGCGGCCTCGGTCGAACGGGCCAGTGGTGGGCCAGCGACTGGGAGGGCGTCACCCCCGACGTGATGACCTCCGCGAAGGCGCTGGGCGGCGTCGGCTTCCCCCTCTCGGCGACGATGTACAAGGAGGAACTCGACACGTGGGGCTCGGGCGACCACGCCGGTACCTACCGCGGCCACGTCGTCGGAATGCGCGCCGGTACCCGCGCCATCGAGTACATCCAAGATCACGACCTGCTCACCCACGCCCGCGACCTCGGCGAGTACATCCAGGGCCGACTACAGGAGGCCGCCGACGGAACCGAACGGCTCGCCGACATCCGCGGCAAGGGCCTGTTCATCGGCGCCGAGTTCGTCGACGCGGACGGGAAGCCCGACGGCGACCTCGTCGACGCGATCCAGCAGTACTGCTTCGAGCACGGCGTCCTCGTCTGGACGGCCGGGCGCCACGGCAACATCCTGCGGTTCCTCCCGCCGCTCGTGCTCACCCACGACCTCGCGGAGACCGCGCTGGACGTCGTCGTGGAGGCGATCGAGCACGCGACCGCGAAAGCGAAACAGACCGCCTGA
- the ilvA gene encoding threonine ammonia-lyase, which produces MNEANEIDEELVTREDVEDARERIDDVVHRTPLDTSRTFADLSGAASVGLKLENVQRTGSFKIRGAYNKMAQLSAAEREAGVISSSAGNHAQGVALAGQLLGIDTTIVVPEVTPAAKIEATRGYGAEVVVEGDIYERSYEYALERADETGATFVHPFDDEAIVAGQGTIGLELLEQYPDLDTVLVAIGGGGLISGIGTVLKAAEKDVRVIGVQPEGAAHAKPSFEAGEIRELSDVDTVAEGIADTRMLETTFAIAREVVDDVVSVSDREIAAAVALLAERAKTVAESAGATPLAAALSDETDLNLEGEHVGVVVSGGNVNLTEHAELARTGLHELERYVEARLAVSGWPTRVSEVVETIESEGAELDVLERARRTSVDEPNRVPVTVGLEGSGPEHLEGVLDGLNSLEGVSVLERSFD; this is translated from the coding sequence ATGAACGAGGCGAACGAGATTGACGAGGAACTGGTCACCCGCGAGGACGTTGAAGACGCCCGCGAGCGCATCGACGACGTCGTCCACCGGACCCCGCTGGACACCTCGCGGACGTTCGCCGACCTGAGCGGGGCGGCCTCGGTCGGACTCAAACTCGAGAACGTCCAGCGGACGGGCTCGTTCAAGATCCGCGGCGCGTACAACAAGATGGCCCAGCTCTCGGCGGCGGAGCGAGAGGCCGGCGTCATCTCCTCGAGCGCGGGCAACCACGCCCAGGGCGTGGCGCTCGCCGGCCAGTTGCTCGGTATCGACACGACGATCGTCGTCCCCGAGGTGACGCCCGCCGCGAAGATCGAGGCCACCCGCGGCTACGGCGCCGAGGTCGTCGTCGAGGGCGACATCTACGAGCGCTCCTACGAGTATGCCCTCGAGCGCGCCGACGAGACCGGCGCAACCTTCGTCCACCCCTTCGACGACGAGGCGATCGTCGCCGGCCAGGGAACGATTGGTCTGGAGTTGCTAGAGCAGTATCCCGACCTCGACACCGTCCTCGTCGCGATCGGCGGCGGGGGGCTCATCTCGGGGATTGGGACAGTGCTGAAAGCTGCCGAGAAGGATGTCCGCGTGATCGGCGTCCAGCCCGAGGGCGCGGCCCACGCGAAGCCGTCGTTCGAGGCCGGCGAGATCCGCGAACTCTCGGACGTCGACACCGTCGCCGAGGGGATCGCCGACACCCGGATGCTCGAGACCACGTTCGCGATCGCCCGCGAGGTCGTCGACGACGTCGTCAGCGTGAGCGACCGGGAGATCGCTGCCGCCGTAGCGCTACTGGCCGAGCGCGCGAAGACGGTCGCGGAGAGCGCCGGCGCGACGCCGCTGGCGGCCGCGCTGTCGGACGAGACGGACCTGAATCTCGAGGGCGAGCACGTCGGCGTCGTCGTCTCCGGCGGAAACGTGAACCTTACCGAGCACGCGGAACTCGCACGGACCGGACTCCACGAACTCGAGCGCTACGTCGAAGCCAGACTGGCCGTCTCGGGGTGGCCGACGAGGGTAAGCGAGGTGGTCGAAACGATCGAATCCGAAGGCGCGGAACTGGACGTCTTAGAGCGCGCCCGTCGGACGTCGGTCGACGAGCCGAATCGAGTGCCCGTGACCGTCGGCCTCGAGGGCAGCGGCCCGGAGCATCTCGAGGGGGTTCTGGACGGGCTGAACTCGCTCGAGGGCGTTTCGGTGCTCGAGCGATCGTTCGACTGA